AGGTCGAAGGGGCTGCCGTGTTCGGCGCAGGCACGCACCTCCAGCACCGCCTGCGGGGCGGCCAGCACGCGGATCAGCGAGCCGTCCTCGGCCACCAGCACGTCGCCACCGCGCACCGTGGTGCCGCGCGGCAGGAAGACGCCCAGCGTGCGGCCGGCGGAGTCGGTGGCGTCGAAGCGGCTCTTCTGGCGCACATCCCAGTCCAGCTCGACCGTGGCGGCGCGCTTGAGCAGCACGGCGGCCAGGCCCTGGCCCCGGGGGATGAGTTTGCGGATGGTCAGCATGGGCGGGTCGCGCCCGCGGACAGCGGGCGGCGGCAGCAAAACGAAGCGGGAATGGTAACGCCGCGTCCGCCAGCGGGCCCCTGGGCGGGGCCGTGCTTCACAGCCAGCGACGCACCCGCTCGGTGTAGGCCTGATACTCGGCGCCGAAGCGGGCGCGCAGCACGCGTTCCTCCGGCAGGATCTGGAAGCGGGTGATGTAGGCCACGAAGGTCACCGGTCCGGCCCAGGGCCAGGCAGCCTGCAGGTGCACCGCCCAGGCCGACAGCAGCAGCACCAGACCCAGGTACATGGGGTTGCGGGTGAGACGGTAGATGCCGCCCGTGACCAGCACCGAGCTGTTCTGCGGCCGCAGCGGGTTGATGGTGGTGCGAACGCGCAGGAAGCGCGTCAGCCCGCTCAGGTCGCAGGCCAGGCCCGCCAGCACCAAGCTGGCCATCAGCGGCCAGGCGACGGCGCGCGGCCAGGGCAGGGCCGGCGGCCAGGCCGCACCGGCCTGCATGGCCCAGCCCAGCGCCAGGGCCAGCAGCGGTGGCGGCAGGCGGTGTTCCAGCCAGCGCATGGCGCTCAGCCCTTGGCCTGCAGGGCCTGGCCCAGGGCCTCGTCGATGGCCTTGGCGGCGGAGTAGGCCGGGCGGGCGACCAGGCGCGCGGCGTAGTCCTCGAACTCGGGCCGCTTGGGCAGGGTGCCGAACTGCATGCCCCAGATCAGGTGGGAGCCGACATACACGTCCGCCGCGGTGAAGCCCGGGCCGGCCACATAGGGGCCGCTGCTGACCGCGCCGGCAATCACCTCCACGGCACGCTCGTAGCTGCCGTAGCCGGCCATCACTTCCTGGCGCGGTGTCAGCTCCACCTTGAGCGTGCGGTCGATGATGGCCGCCTCCAGCGGGCCGGCCGCGAAGAACAGCCAGCGGTAGTAGGCCGCCCGCTCCGCGGGGGCCGGGGCCAGGCCGGCGGCCGGGAAGGCGTCGGCAAGATAGGCGCAGATGGCGGCGCACTCGGTCACCACCTGCCCGCGGTGAACCACGGTGGGCACTTTGCCCAGCGGGTTCAGGGCCAGGTAGTCCGGGGCCTTCATGGTGCTGCCGAAGTCCAGCAGCACCTGGCGGTAGGGCCGGCCCACCTCCTCCAGCATCCAGCGTGCGATCTGGCCGCGCGACCAGGGGTGGGTGTAGAGGACGAGCTCGGCGTCGGTGGCGTCGGTCACGGGCATGGTCGGTCCCTGGAAGTCGGTGAGGGGCCCATGATGCGCGGGCCCTGTGTCAAGGTCAAAGCCGCGGGGCTGAGCCTTCAGGGGCATCCAGCGGCGCGAAGCGCGGCTGCCATCGACCGTTCACCTCCACCTGTTCGACGAACATGGCGTAGGGCCGCACCCACCAGCCGGTGGCGTTGTAGAGGGGGCGGTAGACCACCAGCGGCGAGAGGTCTTCGCTGTGACGTGCCACGCCGATCACCTCGTATTCGCCGCCCTTGTAGTGGCGGTAACGGCCCAGGGGCAGGGTGGGCAGGGGCGGGAGATCGTCCAGGGGCAGGCTCATGGACGCAGTGTGCCTCAGCCTGTCTGCAGGAAGCGCAGCATGGCCACTTCCTCCACCGGCCGGCCGCCCAGTTCGAAGCGCTGCAGGCTGCCGGGGACTTCGGCAAAGCCGGCGGCCTCGTAGAAGCGGATGGCGCGCTGGTTGCCACGCAACACCCACAGCGAGACGCTGCGCAGGCCTTGAGCCTGCATCGTGCGCAGGGCGCATGCCATCAGCATCTGGCCCGCACCGCGACCCCAGTGGCCGGGTTGGGCATACAGGGCCCAGATCTCGCCGCGGTCTTCAGGGGCACCGCGGTCCCGGCAGGGGCCGTGGCTCAGGAAGGCCTGTGCGCGTCCCTCGTCGTCGCGGGCGACCCAGGTGGTGGATTCGCCTGCGGCGAGGATGCGCTGCCAGCTCAGGCAGCGTTCCTGCACCGACAGCCCGCTCAGGTAGGCCGCATCCAGCAGCCCCGCATAGGCCGCCTGCCAGGACTGCACATGGATGCGCGCCAGGTCGGGGATGTCGGCATCGGTGGGGGTGTCAAGGCGCATGGGACGGCATCGTAGCCGCCGGGCGGGCCAGGCTCAGGCCACTGCAGGGCTGTCCAGTTCCAGGGCCTCGCGCAGGCGGTCGAACTCGGTCTGCACCGCCTCGATGAGGGCCGCGTCGGCCTGCAGATCCAGCCCTGGCCCGAGCTGGGTGTCGTCCTCGCCCTGCCAGGTCAGCACATCCACGATGGACTGGCGCTGGGCATGCAACACGCGGAGGGTCTGGCATTCCGGGTCGTCCGCGGCGCCGGGGTGACGCAGGGCATACCAGATGGCCAGCGCAGCGCCGGTGGCCAGGCCCTCGATGGGTTGGCCCTGCTCCATCACCATGCGCAGGCTGCCCAGCACGCGCTCGTCGCGCTGCAGCTTGCGCAGCGGGTCGCGGCCGACGCGCTCACACGGGTCCTTGAAGGCATGGGCGCAGCGCTGGCGGAAGGTGCGCGCCAGCTCGGGGATGCGCTGGCGCTGCGCGGGGTAGAGCCGACCCAGCGCGGGCTGCAGCGCGCTGGCCAGCAGCTCGTCGAGCAGGGCCTGCACGCGGGCATCGCCCATGGCGTGGCCCACGGTGGCGTGGCCCAGCAGCGCGCCATACCAGGCGATGATGGCGTGAGGGCCATTCCACAGCCGGTTCTTCAGGGTCTGGATCTCGGTGATGTCGGGCACCGTCTCCACCTGGCGCAGGTGTTCCAGCAACTCGCTGCCGCGCTGGGCATAGAGGGCCATGTCCGATTCGCTGTTGAATAGCACCAGGTGCAGCTGGGCGAGGGCGCTGGCCGGCTCGCCCGCGTCGCGCAGCGAGCTGACGATGGGGGCCAGCGCATCGGCGTGCTCGGCCGGCACGGCGTTGGCCAGGGCCTCGGTGTCCAGCGTCGCCTGGCGCACCTGGGCCACATTGCGGGCGTACAGGTCGTGCTTGATGCGCAGCTGGCGCAGCAGGGCGTCCTCACTGAGCTTGCTGACGATGCGGGTCACCACGGTCTCGGTGAAGTCCGTCAGCTCCAGGATGCGCCAGCATTCGCGCGGGGACACCTGGCGCAGCAGCGCCGCCTCCACCTGGGCATGGACGAACTGCGCACCGCCCACCTTGTTGAGCACCACCAGCACCGTCAGGCTCTGGCTGTGCTGCCGGACGCGCGCCACCAGGCCCTGGGCGATCAGGTCGGCCTGGCCCGCGATGGCCTGTTCCGGCAGGCACAGCGCCACGATCTCGCAGTCGCGGTACATGCCGATCATCGCGGCCTCGTCGGCCGGGTCCACCATGTGCAGGCGCTGCACGGTCTGGTCGAAGGCGTGGCTGCCATAGCGCACGCTGTACTTGCCGAAGGCGGTGATGGCCTCGCGCAGCAGGGCGTTGCCGGTGGAGGCGATGATCTGCGCGGGGCGGGTGTAGCCATCCCAGTGCGAGAAGACCTGGGCCAGGTAGCCGCCGCCCATGGCACCGAAGCCGTGGATGCCGGCCTTGAGCTGGTTGATCGCCTGCGGGAAGGGCTCCGTCAGCGCGGGCATGGGCAGCTTGGGCGTGCAGGCCGCCAGGTCCAGCAGGAAGGAGCGCATGTTGGGGTGGCGGGCAAAGGCGCGCGCGGCCACCTCGGGAGCGGGCGGCTTGATGTCCTCGACCAGGATCACCAGGCCGCCGGCCTCGGCAGCCGAACGCACGCCGTTTTCCGAGTCCTCGAACATCAGGCTCTGGCCCGGCCGACTGTTGAGCGCGGCCGCCGCGCGCAGGAAGATCTCGGGATGGGGCTTGCCCTGCGTCACCTCGTCGCCGCAGACCAGCAGGTCGAAGTACTTGAACACGTTGGCGTTAATCAGGTACTCCTCGGCGATGGCCCGGCGGCTGGAGGTGGCCACTGCCATCTTCAGGCCCGAACGGCGCAGCCGCTCCAGCACCGGCAGCAGGCCCGGCTTGATGGGCACGCCGTGGGTGCGCACATGCTCCAGCTCCAGCTCGTCGGCCCGCTGACGGATGGCGGCATACGGGAAGTCCTCGCCGTAATGCTGCTTGGCCAGTGCTTCCGCCTTCTTGGCACTCAAGCCCAGGGACCCGATCAGC
This sequence is a window from Ideonella dechloratans. Protein-coding genes within it:
- a CDS encoding GNAT family N-acetyltransferase — encoded protein: MRLDTPTDADIPDLARIHVQSWQAAYAGLLDAAYLSGLSVQERCLSWQRILAAGESTTWVARDDEGRAQAFLSHGPCRDRGAPEDRGEIWALYAQPGHWGRGAGQMLMACALRTMQAQGLRSVSLWVLRGNQRAIRFYEAAGFAEVPGSLQRFELGGRPVEEVAMLRFLQTG
- a CDS encoding DUF1653 domain-containing protein is translated as MSLPLDDLPPLPTLPLGRYRHYKGGEYEVIGVARHSEDLSPLVVYRPLYNATGWWVRPYAMFVEQVEVNGRWQPRFAPLDAPEGSAPRL
- a CDS encoding glutathione S-transferase family protein, which produces MPVTDATDAELVLYTHPWSRGQIARWMLEEVGRPYRQVLLDFGSTMKAPDYLALNPLGKVPTVVHRGQVVTECAAICAYLADAFPAAGLAPAPAERAAYYRWLFFAAGPLEAAIIDRTLKVELTPRQEVMAGYGSYERAVEVIAGAVSSGPYVAGPGFTAADVYVGSHLIWGMQFGTLPKRPEFEDYAARLVARPAYSAAKAIDEALGQALQAKG
- a CDS encoding methyltransferase family protein, which produces MRWLEHRLPPPLLALALGWAMQAGAAWPPALPWPRAVAWPLMASLVLAGLACDLSGLTRFLRVRTTINPLRPQNSSVLVTGGIYRLTRNPMYLGLVLLLSAWAVHLQAAWPWAGPVTFVAYITRFQILPEERVLRARFGAEYQAYTERVRRWL
- the mtlD gene encoding bifunctional mannitol-1-phosphate dehydrogenase/phosphatase, with product MLKFKDHVIESAIFDMDGTMFDTERLRFKTLSSAAQELFGQPFTEEVLIGSLGLSAKKAEALAKQHYGEDFPYAAIRQRADELELEHVRTHGVPIKPGLLPVLERLRRSGLKMAVATSSRRAIAEEYLINANVFKYFDLLVCGDEVTQGKPHPEIFLRAAAALNSRPGQSLMFEDSENGVRSAAEAGGLVILVEDIKPPAPEVAARAFARHPNMRSFLLDLAACTPKLPMPALTEPFPQAINQLKAGIHGFGAMGGGYLAQVFSHWDGYTRPAQIIASTGNALLREAITAFGKYSVRYGSHAFDQTVQRLHMVDPADEAAMIGMYRDCEIVALCLPEQAIAGQADLIAQGLVARVRQHSQSLTVLVVLNKVGGAQFVHAQVEAALLRQVSPRECWRILELTDFTETVVTRIVSKLSEDALLRQLRIKHDLYARNVAQVRQATLDTEALANAVPAEHADALAPIVSSLRDAGEPASALAQLHLVLFNSESDMALYAQRGSELLEHLRQVETVPDITEIQTLKNRLWNGPHAIIAWYGALLGHATVGHAMGDARVQALLDELLASALQPALGRLYPAQRQRIPELARTFRQRCAHAFKDPCERVGRDPLRKLQRDERVLGSLRMVMEQGQPIEGLATGAALAIWYALRHPGAADDPECQTLRVLHAQRQSIVDVLTWQGEDDTQLGPGLDLQADAALIEAVQTEFDRLREALELDSPAVA